A single region of the Myxococcales bacterium genome encodes:
- a CDS encoding GTPase domain-containing protein → MSFINYLSREINCKIVYYGPGLCGKTTNLQHIYNKTNPEAKGKMISLATETERTLFFDFLPLALGEIRGFKTRFHLYTVPGQVFYDASRKLILKGVDGVVFVADSQIARMEANAESLENLSINLAEQGYALEKLPYVIQYNKRDMPGIAPVEELRALLNPNGAPDFEAIAPKGVGVFETLKAVAKLVLTELKRGG, encoded by the coding sequence ATGTCTTTTATCAACTACCTCTCCCGCGAAATCAATTGCAAGATTGTCTATTACGGCCCAGGTTTATGCGGCAAAACGACAAATTTGCAACACATCTATAACAAAACGAATCCCGAAGCCAAGGGCAAGATGATCTCCTTGGCTACGGAAACCGAGCGAACTTTGTTTTTTGATTTTTTGCCTCTGGCCCTCGGTGAGATTCGCGGGTTCAAAACGCGTTTTCACTTGTACACGGTGCCTGGACAGGTCTTTTACGACGCATCACGCAAGCTCATTCTCAAGGGTGTCGATGGGGTTGTGTTCGTTGCGGATTCCCAGATCGCCCGTATGGAAGCCAATGCTGAGTCCCTTGAGAACCTGAGCATCAACTTGGCAGAGCAAGGCTACGCACTTGAAAAGCTGCCCTATGTGATTCAATACAATAAACGGGATATGCCCGGAATCGCTCCTGTCGAAGAGCTTCGTGCTTTGCTAAACCCCAATGGCGCTCCAGATTTTGAAGCCATAGCGCCCAAAGGCGTCGGCGTCTTTGAGACGCTCAAAGCCGTGGCCAAGCTCGTCTTGACTGAGCTCAAGCGCGGCGGCTAA
- a CDS encoding roadblock/LC7 domain-containing protein produces MSSPQMVMYEEEFNQIQTIVDRLVSEANARVVFIIDKNGQLIAAAGETEQLDTTSLASLTAGNIAATGGMAKLLRENEFTTQFHEGEKANIHIQLVGNRVILVVIFDNKTSLGLVRLRVKRSSEELNRIFEVLLSKVQDPNRETPFAEITDDDIDNLFND; encoded by the coding sequence ATGAGCAGCCCTCAGATGGTTATGTATGAAGAGGAGTTCAACCAGATCCAAACGATCGTTGACCGCCTCGTCTCCGAAGCAAACGCGCGGGTTGTTTTCATCATCGACAAAAACGGCCAGCTCATTGCAGCCGCCGGTGAGACCGAGCAGCTCGATACCACGTCATTGGCTTCTCTCACTGCGGGCAACATCGCCGCCACGGGGGGGATGGCCAAGCTGCTTCGTGAGAACGAGTTCACCACACAGTTTCACGAGGGCGAGAAAGCCAACATCCATATCCAGCTTGTCGGCAATCGTGTCATCTTGGTGGTGATTTTCGACAACAAAACCAGCCTGGGCCTTGTGCGCCTCAGGGTCAAACGATCGAGCGAGGAACTCAACCGAATCTTCGAAGTGCTCCTCAGCAAAGTCCAAGATCCAAATCGCGAAACCCCGTTCGCAGAAATTACGGACGACGACATCGACAATCTATTCAACGACTGA
- a CDS encoding cation-transporting P-type ATPase, giving the protein MKQSEFSDKPWHALPAEDALNYWESDLERGLSREQAEDRLERIGQNALPLAPRANLFIRFARQFADPLVGALLAAAVVAFGVAIAEGPLAGDSLTRFGDTIAILLIVILNAVLGFIQERKAEEALNSLQKMAAPSAKVLRDGQVRVLPSRLLVPGDLVELEAGDSVPADVRLVKSAEFATEEAPLTGESVPISKRADVQLEPDTALAERENLAFMGTTVSRGRARALVVHTGTFTEIGRVGVLIRAVKREPTPLELRLARFGTLILLGCLAISGGLFAIGMIRQSGEWSLLLLTSVSLAVAAIPEGLPAITTITLALGMQRMAQRGALIRKLPAVETLGSATVICSDKTGTLTQNAMTVRRIETVDARYKIGGEGHQTTGTLELGDQLLDELDAITQRAVHVGVIDNTAVIRHTKTGVRVIGDPTEAALLTLGRKIGLEREAVLSEATIEHTLPFESARGMMSVVVRYRDGARFEHAKGAVEAILPRCTHVLTQRGKEPLTDETRQAIMERAEHLSSLAYRVLAMAEREDPQGDAETHLTYLGIVALIDPPRPQALSAVKACHEAGIRTAMITGDHKLTAVAIAKELGMWGPHSQAYNGAEIDNMDDQRLISVIDRVSVFARVTAEQKLRIVKLLKQQGHIVAMTGDGVNDAPALREAQIGVAMGHTGTDVAREASEMVIKDDNFATIVEAIKEGRAIYRNIQKSVFFLLSSNAGLVIAVIASSFFHWPQFTPLQLLWINLVTNGLPALALGVDPVQASQMQEPPRPVRAPLLGWGEALGILLIGAVMGFGALGLFFLPQFAPGFFAGLDETQVLERARSMAFAMLGFSPLAHAFNCRSTRVSIFRVGISKNPWLWLAVALSLGIHLVTVLAPPLHPIFKTHLLSAPEWGIVIVLSLLPIPVFELYKLLVRHFRP; this is encoded by the coding sequence ATGAAGCAAAGCGAGTTCTCGGACAAACCCTGGCATGCCCTCCCCGCGGAGGATGCGCTAAACTACTGGGAAAGCGACCTCGAGCGCGGGCTGAGCCGAGAGCAGGCGGAGGACCGCCTTGAACGCATCGGCCAGAACGCGTTGCCACTTGCGCCGCGAGCAAATCTCTTTATTAGATTCGCACGCCAATTCGCCGATCCCCTCGTGGGCGCGCTTTTGGCTGCAGCCGTCGTCGCCTTTGGCGTGGCTATCGCGGAGGGCCCCCTTGCGGGGGATTCCCTTACGCGTTTTGGCGACACCATCGCGATTTTACTCATCGTGATCCTCAATGCTGTCTTGGGTTTTATTCAAGAGCGCAAGGCCGAAGAAGCGTTGAATTCATTACAAAAGATGGCCGCACCTAGCGCCAAAGTCCTTCGGGATGGCCAGGTGCGCGTTCTACCTTCACGTCTACTCGTTCCAGGCGACCTCGTGGAGCTCGAGGCTGGGGACTCAGTGCCTGCGGACGTGCGTCTGGTGAAGAGCGCAGAGTTTGCCACAGAAGAAGCGCCATTGACTGGTGAATCTGTCCCTATTTCGAAACGCGCCGATGTGCAGCTTGAGCCAGATACCGCGCTTGCGGAGCGCGAGAACTTAGCCTTTATGGGAACCACCGTCAGCCGTGGCCGCGCGCGTGCGCTTGTGGTTCATACCGGCACCTTCACGGAAATTGGACGCGTGGGCGTGCTCATCCGCGCCGTCAAACGGGAGCCCACACCCCTCGAACTCCGGCTTGCGCGCTTTGGAACATTAATTCTTCTTGGTTGTCTGGCCATCAGTGGAGGTCTTTTTGCCATCGGCATGATTCGCCAGAGCGGCGAATGGTCCCTTCTCTTGTTAACGTCGGTCTCGTTAGCCGTCGCCGCCATTCCCGAGGGGCTTCCCGCGATTACGACCATCACGCTGGCACTCGGCATGCAGCGCATGGCGCAGCGGGGAGCTTTGATCCGCAAGTTGCCCGCAGTCGAGACTTTGGGTTCCGCAACCGTCATCTGTAGCGACAAGACGGGCACCCTCACCCAAAATGCCATGACGGTCAGACGCATCGAGACGGTGGATGCGCGCTATAAAATCGGCGGCGAGGGACATCAGACGACCGGCACGCTAGAGTTGGGAGATCAACTTTTGGATGAGCTCGACGCAATCACCCAACGCGCCGTGCACGTCGGTGTTATCGACAATACAGCCGTCATCCGCCATACCAAAACCGGCGTTCGCGTGATCGGCGATCCCACAGAAGCCGCATTGCTCACCCTAGGCCGCAAAATCGGTCTCGAGCGCGAGGCCGTGCTTTCGGAAGCTACCATCGAGCACACGCTCCCGTTTGAAAGCGCGCGCGGCATGATGAGTGTTGTCGTCCGGTATCGAGATGGCGCGCGGTTTGAGCACGCCAAAGGCGCCGTAGAAGCCATCCTCCCCCGCTGCACCCATGTTCTGACACAGCGCGGCAAGGAGCCTCTGACAGACGAGACGCGCCAAGCTATCATGGAAAGAGCCGAGCATCTTTCGTCCCTGGCTTACCGTGTGCTTGCCATGGCCGAACGGGAAGATCCCCAAGGAGACGCTGAAACACATCTTACCTATCTCGGCATAGTGGCGTTAATCGATCCACCCCGACCTCAGGCGCTCAGCGCGGTCAAGGCGTGCCACGAGGCCGGCATTCGGACCGCCATGATCACGGGAGACCACAAACTCACGGCCGTGGCGATCGCCAAAGAGCTTGGTATGTGGGGGCCCCACTCACAGGCCTACAATGGCGCAGAGATTGACAACATGGATGACCAGCGACTGATATCGGTCATTGACCGGGTCTCGGTATTTGCGCGCGTGACCGCCGAGCAGAAACTGCGCATCGTTAAGTTACTCAAGCAACAGGGACACATCGTTGCCATGACCGGTGACGGGGTCAACGACGCGCCCGCGCTTAGAGAAGCGCAGATCGGTGTTGCGATGGGACATACAGGCACGGACGTGGCCAGAGAAGCGTCTGAGATGGTGATCAAGGACGACAACTTCGCCACCATCGTGGAAGCCATTAAAGAAGGCCGTGCCATCTATCGAAACATCCAGAAGTCGGTGTTCTTCCTGTTGAGTTCTAACGCAGGGCTGGTGATCGCTGTCATTGCAAGCTCGTTTTTTCACTGGCCTCAGTTCACCCCGCTTCAGCTTTTGTGGATCAATTTGGTCACCAACGGCCTGCCCGCGCTCGCATTGGGTGTGGACCCAGTGCAGGCCAGCCAGATGCAAGAACCCCCACGTCCCGTCCGCGCCCCCTTGCTGGGGTGGGGGGAAGCGCTCGGCATTCTTCTCATCGGGGCGGTGATGGGCTTTGGAGCATTGGGGCTGTTTTTTCTTCCGCAGTTCGCACCCGGTTTTTTCGCTGGTCTTGATGAGACCCAGGTGCTTGAGCGCGCCCGTTCCATGGCGTTTGCGATGCTGGGATTCTCCCCGTTGGCACACGCTTTCAACTGCCGCAGCACACGCGTCTCCATTTTCCGCGTCGGCATATCCAAGAACCCATGGTTATGGCTTGCAGTTGCACTCAGCCTCGGCATACACCTGGTCACCGTGCTCGCGCCACCGCTTCACCCAATATTTAAAACGCATTTACTGTCGGCGCCTGAATGGGGGATCGTCATTGTTTTGTCTCTTTTGCCCATCCCTGTCTTTGAGCTTTATAAGCTCTTAGTGCGCCATTTTCGCCCCTAA
- the sppA gene encoding signal peptide peptidase SppA, with amino-acid sequence MLRNFFRAIANIIRVLLIPLRWPIHRLSRPKGEWLRLKLMPRVVDIEAPLVFWKKRLGIAKTSVLHRIRKLMAQVGSDPRLKGVFIELPPLQCGWVECCALRDVIRGLRDLGKQVIVYLPEGGGNQEYYVASSADQIWTSPQASLGVLGIGAEFHYPKRLLDRLGVELQVFACGEFKTAAESLVRTTMSVAQREQMDALLQTRHEALTTAISARFSGDTARAERIYASSPLTGANAQADGIVDAVCYPDETYRLLTGSDKSQWVTPSRYLRWSTWKPVKPWRRASYIAVIEVHGPIVLHSAFHTRRASERSQLVAQLKKVRKDPHAIGLLLHIDSPGGSALASDFIHREVCKTREDKPVVAYFANVAASGGYYIAQGAHAIVAEPLSITGSIGVISAKPVLQRLFSHAGIDVHTLRKAPHPDMFSATRELDDEEQAIMKRETKQFYESFVKVVAEGRRWDFARVESVARGRVWSGKDAHHHGLVDHLGGVETAVTEILKRAYTEAPSRTDAVELKVFSTKAGKLSQWAPFNSALDGQRGMGQALDLLNLCLGSEKVFYYGAGLPIVG; translated from the coding sequence GTGCTTCGAAATTTTTTTAGAGCAATCGCCAACATTATCAGAGTGCTGCTGATTCCGCTACGGTGGCCCATCCATCGCCTGAGTCGTCCCAAAGGCGAGTGGCTACGGCTGAAACTCATGCCACGAGTCGTGGATATTGAGGCCCCTCTGGTGTTTTGGAAAAAACGGCTCGGCATCGCCAAGACGAGCGTTCTTCACAGAATCCGAAAATTGATGGCCCAGGTCGGATCCGATCCCCGGCTCAAAGGCGTCTTCATCGAATTGCCCCCGCTTCAGTGTGGATGGGTGGAGTGCTGCGCGCTTCGGGATGTGATCAGAGGCCTGCGGGACCTCGGTAAACAGGTGATTGTGTATTTGCCGGAAGGCGGAGGGAATCAGGAGTATTATGTGGCGTCCTCTGCGGACCAGATATGGACGAGTCCCCAGGCATCCCTCGGAGTGCTGGGAATCGGGGCGGAGTTTCATTATCCTAAGCGCTTGCTTGATCGGCTGGGGGTAGAACTCCAGGTATTTGCCTGTGGTGAGTTCAAGACCGCTGCTGAGTCGCTGGTTCGAACAACGATGAGTGTGGCCCAGCGTGAGCAGATGGATGCGCTCTTGCAGACGCGACATGAGGCGCTCACGACTGCGATTAGCGCGCGATTTTCAGGCGACACTGCGCGTGCCGAACGCATTTACGCATCGTCTCCATTGACGGGCGCCAATGCCCAAGCAGATGGGATCGTTGATGCGGTGTGCTATCCCGATGAGACTTACCGATTGCTGACCGGATCTGATAAATCTCAGTGGGTCACGCCCTCGCGTTATCTTCGTTGGAGCACGTGGAAACCCGTGAAACCGTGGCGGCGCGCATCGTACATCGCTGTCATTGAGGTGCATGGCCCGATTGTCCTTCATTCTGCCTTTCATACCCGTAGAGCCTCTGAGCGTTCGCAACTTGTCGCTCAACTAAAAAAGGTGCGTAAGGATCCGCACGCCATTGGACTCTTGCTTCATATCGACTCTCCCGGTGGCTCGGCCTTGGCGAGCGACTTTATTCACCGCGAGGTGTGTAAGACACGGGAGGATAAACCGGTTGTGGCATATTTCGCTAATGTGGCTGCGAGCGGCGGCTACTACATTGCTCAGGGTGCACACGCGATTGTTGCAGAGCCGCTGAGCATCACCGGCTCGATCGGGGTGATCTCGGCCAAGCCTGTTCTTCAGCGGCTCTTTTCTCACGCAGGGATTGACGTCCACACTCTGCGAAAGGCGCCACATCCCGACATGTTTTCAGCCACACGTGAACTCGACGACGAGGAACAAGCGATCATGAAGCGTGAGACGAAACAGTTCTACGAGAGTTTTGTGAAGGTGGTGGCAGAAGGCCGAAGGTGGGACTTCGCACGTGTCGAGAGCGTGGCCAGGGGTCGCGTATGGTCTGGCAAAGACGCACATCACCACGGACTTGTGGATCATCTGGGGGGGGTAGAGACCGCCGTCACGGAAATTCTCAAACGGGCGTACACGGAGGCCCCTTCAAGAACGGACGCGGTCGAACTCAAAGTGTTTTCGACCAAAGCAGGCAAGCTCTCTCAATGGGCGCCTTTTAATAGCGCTCTCGATGGGCAACGTGGCATGGGCCAGGCTCTCGATTTGCTAAACTTGTGTTTGGGGTCCGAAAAGGTGTTTTATTACGGGGCTGGCTTGCCCATTGTGGGGTAA
- a CDS encoding phosphoesterase, translating to MKPRVIIGYHGHCFDGMSSAGLLTRFFREHQLGDVDMAYRGLDHQPGGSHVPDDLFQGDVHAVVDFRYSLSPKLDWWFDHHLTGLVGEAEEKHYTASDKSQKFFDPGYGSCCKLIADTCRVKFGWSAPELSELVRWADIIDTAGFENAETAVELKAPALQLMSVIEVHGHDGFLAPRIERLSRGESIESLAGDTEVQTLLKPILEVNEMSREAIEQCAKEKNGVVSFDISHLKSDRYNKFIPYWLFPDSQYCVAVSVGKDRAKVSVGSNPWSPVPRTHNISAICAQYGGGGHAVVGAVSFKPLEIARARQVAAEIVETLETPGTVAPQAV from the coding sequence ATGAAACCGCGGGTCATCATTGGTTATCACGGGCATTGTTTCGATGGCATGTCTTCGGCGGGATTGCTGACGCGGTTTTTTCGCGAGCATCAACTGGGCGATGTGGATATGGCCTATCGCGGGTTGGACCATCAGCCCGGCGGTTCCCACGTTCCTGATGATCTCTTTCAAGGGGACGTCCACGCCGTTGTGGATTTCCGATACTCGCTTTCGCCAAAGCTTGATTGGTGGTTTGACCACCATTTGACCGGACTTGTCGGCGAGGCGGAAGAAAAGCATTACACCGCGTCCGACAAGTCACAGAAGTTTTTCGACCCCGGTTACGGGTCTTGCTGCAAGTTGATAGCCGATACGTGCCGGGTGAAATTTGGCTGGAGCGCTCCAGAGCTTTCAGAGCTGGTCCGATGGGCCGATATAATTGATACAGCTGGGTTTGAGAATGCCGAGACGGCGGTAGAGCTAAAGGCACCTGCGCTTCAGTTGATGAGCGTGATTGAAGTGCACGGCCACGACGGATTTCTCGCGCCCCGGATCGAGCGGCTGTCCCGCGGGGAATCGATTGAGTCATTGGCGGGCGATACGGAAGTGCAGACGTTGCTCAAGCCCATATTGGAGGTCAATGAGATGAGCCGAGAAGCCATTGAACAGTGCGCCAAGGAAAAAAATGGCGTGGTGAGCTTCGATATCAGCCATCTGAAAAGCGATCGATATAATAAATTTATCCCTTACTGGTTGTTCCCCGACTCACAGTATTGCGTCGCAGTTTCGGTAGGGAAGGATCGCGCCAAAGTCTCAGTGGGCTCGAATCCATGGTCTCCCGTACCGCGCACTCACAACATCTCCGCGATCTGTGCGCAATATGGCGGGGGCGGCCACGCGGTTGTGGGAGCGGTCAGTTTCAAGCCGCTCGAGATAGCGCGCGCGCGGCAGGTGGCGGCTGAGATCGTCGAGACTCTCGAGACCCCGGGGACTGTGGCGCCCCAAGCGGTCTGA
- a CDS encoding methylmalonyl-CoA carboxyltransferase: protein MDPHARLKELNRLADLGGGEGRIEKQHASGKLTARERIETLLDSDSFVELDRLVTHRCSSFGMENSKVPGDGVITGYGTVDDRQVFVFAQDFTVFGGSLSGANAAKICKVMDLATKVGAPIVGLNDSGGARIQEGVESLGGYADIFLRNTLASGVVPQISAIMGPCAGGAVYSPALTDFIFMVQDSSYMFITGPDVIKTVTHEEVSKEELGGAFTHNTKSGVAHFSSPDDTACLAEIRKLLSYLPSNNQQDPPCVPCDDAHDRQDESLDNLVPTDPSKPYDMREILKRVIDNAELLEVQAGYAPNIIIAFARIAGRAVGIVANQPMVLAGCLDIGASVKAARFVRFCDCFNLPIISFVDVPGFLPGTDQEFGGIIKHGAKLIYAYAYATVPKVTVITRKAYGGAYDVMSSKHLRSDINLAYPTAEIAVMGPEGAVNIVYRKEIEQAADKEAARREYVALYRESFATPFKAAELGFIDEVLYPRHTRTRLAQSLAMLTEKRAHNPPRKHGNMPL from the coding sequence ATGGACCCGCATGCACGTCTCAAAGAGCTCAACCGCTTGGCCGATCTCGGCGGCGGCGAAGGACGCATCGAGAAACAGCACGCCTCCGGGAAGTTGACCGCCAGAGAGCGGATCGAGACCCTACTCGATTCAGACAGCTTCGTGGAACTCGACCGCCTCGTCACCCATCGATGTTCGAGCTTCGGCATGGAGAATAGCAAGGTGCCGGGCGATGGTGTGATCACTGGCTATGGCACTGTGGACGACCGGCAGGTCTTCGTGTTCGCGCAAGACTTTACGGTTTTTGGGGGATCTTTAAGTGGTGCCAACGCCGCCAAGATTTGTAAGGTGATGGACCTTGCCACTAAAGTAGGCGCGCCCATCGTCGGGTTGAATGACTCCGGCGGCGCGAGAATCCAGGAGGGTGTCGAGTCCCTGGGCGGCTACGCAGATATTTTTCTACGTAATACGCTCGCTTCGGGCGTCGTGCCGCAGATCAGCGCCATCATGGGACCTTGTGCCGGCGGCGCGGTCTATAGCCCTGCACTCACGGATTTCATATTCATGGTGCAGGATTCTTCTTACATGTTCATCACCGGTCCGGATGTGATCAAGACCGTCACCCATGAAGAGGTGAGTAAAGAAGAACTTGGCGGCGCTTTTACTCACAACACCAAAAGCGGTGTCGCCCACTTTAGCTCCCCCGACGATACGGCCTGCTTAGCGGAGATCCGAAAGCTTCTGAGCTATTTGCCATCCAACAACCAGCAGGATCCACCGTGTGTTCCATGTGACGACGCCCACGATCGACAAGACGAGTCACTCGATAACTTGGTGCCGACCGATCCCAGCAAGCCTTACGACATGAGAGAGATATTGAAGCGGGTCATCGACAACGCTGAGCTACTTGAAGTCCAAGCGGGCTACGCGCCCAACATCATCATCGCATTTGCGCGCATTGCGGGACGTGCCGTGGGCATCGTGGCCAATCAACCCATGGTATTGGCCGGTTGCTTAGATATAGGCGCTTCCGTCAAGGCGGCGCGCTTTGTACGCTTTTGCGACTGCTTCAACCTACCCATCATCAGCTTTGTCGATGTGCCGGGCTTTTTGCCGGGCACCGATCAAGAGTTCGGGGGCATCATCAAGCATGGGGCCAAGCTCATCTATGCCTACGCGTACGCCACCGTACCTAAAGTCACAGTCATTACACGCAAGGCCTATGGCGGCGCATATGACGTGATGAGCTCTAAGCATCTCAGAAGCGATATCAACCTCGCATATCCCACGGCAGAAATTGCTGTGATGGGCCCCGAGGGCGCTGTTAACATTGTTTATCGCAAAGAAATCGAACAGGCGGCTGACAAGGAGGCGGCCAGGCGCGAATATGTCGCCCTTTACCGCGAAAGCTTTGCAACACCCTTCAAGGCCGCCGAACTCGGCTTTATTGACGAAGTGCTTTATCCGCGCCACACCCGCACTCGGCTCGCCCAATCCCTCGCCATGCTCACGGAAAAAAGGGCCCACAATCCCCCGCGTAAGCATGGAAATATGCCGCTATAG
- the gcvPA gene encoding aminomethyl-transferring glycine dehydrogenase subunit GcvPA, whose product MRYLPHTEEEIGEMLQVIGVPSIDALFESMPEHKRLREPLKLDTPLDESALMEHLQSLAAQNTAATQLSFLGAGAYTHHIPPAVDQLLLRGEFYTAYTPYQAEVAQGTLQAIFEFQTLVCQLFGMDVANSSMYDGASATAEAVLMARRVTQRGVCLLSQGLHPEYADTVRSYIQWLDEGTPLVDEVALAPDGATDLDALSSKLNSQVAAVVVGYPNVMGSIEDLDVIRARAHEHGALVITATPEPYSLALVKAPGECGIDIAVGEGQPLAGLPQMGGPGVGLFSCKERYLRNMPGRLVGASTDAAGQTGYVLTLTTREQHIRRERATSNICTNQGLVALAFSIRLALLGKTGFVHVAQTCLDAALYLRDAISRLPDYEIPYSAPIFNEFVVRATHRPAEEILKALLAKDILGGVALSRFFPDRIFDFLVAVTERHKKADLDRFVEALRANGKKD is encoded by the coding sequence ATGCGCTACTTGCCTCACACGGAGGAAGAGATCGGAGAGATGCTGCAAGTCATCGGCGTCCCATCCATTGACGCGTTGTTTGAGTCGATGCCAGAGCACAAGCGCCTTCGCGAACCGCTCAAGCTGGATACACCCTTGGACGAATCGGCGCTGATGGAGCATCTTCAATCGCTTGCGGCCCAGAACACCGCAGCCACCCAGCTCTCCTTTTTGGGCGCGGGCGCCTACACACATCATATCCCGCCCGCCGTCGATCAGCTCCTATTAAGGGGGGAGTTCTACACGGCCTACACGCCTTATCAGGCGGAGGTCGCCCAAGGCACATTACAGGCGATTTTCGAGTTTCAAACGTTGGTGTGCCAGCTTTTCGGCATGGATGTGGCCAACTCCTCGATGTACGACGGCGCCAGCGCCACAGCGGAGGCCGTGTTGATGGCACGCCGGGTAACCCAAAGAGGCGTGTGTTTGCTGTCTCAAGGCCTGCATCCTGAGTACGCTGATACTGTCCGCTCCTACATTCAGTGGTTGGACGAAGGAACGCCTCTCGTAGATGAAGTTGCCCTCGCTCCGGATGGCGCGACGGATCTCGATGCGCTTTCGTCAAAACTGAACAGCCAAGTGGCTGCGGTGGTCGTTGGATACCCCAATGTCATGGGCTCAATCGAGGATCTGGACGTCATACGCGCACGCGCACATGAACACGGTGCGTTGGTGATTACGGCAACCCCCGAACCTTATTCGCTCGCTCTCGTGAAGGCGCCAGGGGAATGCGGCATTGACATCGCCGTGGGGGAAGGACAACCCCTTGCGGGCTTGCCCCAAATGGGCGGACCAGGCGTGGGTCTCTTCAGTTGTAAGGAGCGCTATCTCCGCAACATGCCCGGACGCTTGGTGGGAGCCAGTACCGATGCCGCGGGCCAGACGGGCTATGTGCTCACGTTGACTACGCGGGAGCAACACATCCGACGTGAGCGTGCCACGTCCAATATATGTACGAACCAGGGCCTGGTTGCGCTGGCATTTTCCATCCGGCTGGCTTTACTGGGCAAAACCGGCTTCGTGCATGTTGCTCAGACATGTCTTGATGCGGCGCTCTATCTTCGCGATGCCATCAGCCGGCTACCAGACTATGAAATCCCCTATTCAGCGCCCATCTTTAACGAGTTTGTGGTCCGTGCCACACACAGGCCCGCCGAAGAGATTCTCAAAGCACTGCTCGCAAAGGATATCTTGGGCGGCGTCGCCCTTTCGCGATTCTTTCCTGACCGCATCTTTGACTTCCTAGTGGCTGTCACGGAGCGACACAAGAAAGCCGACCTCGATCGTTTCGTAGAAGCACTACGGGCCAACGGCAAGAAGGATTGA
- the gcvH gene encoding glycine cleavage system protein GcvH → MSDNSFPENYFYTKDHEWAREEPDGTLRVGITAFAVTQLGDITLVDLPSPGSRLEAGKRFGDVESVKTVSELFAPVSGEVIEVNQALNDQPELINESAYDHGWLLVLKPAHPSELETLLDAKSYADFVEHEDT, encoded by the coding sequence ATGAGCGACAATTCGTTTCCCGAAAACTATTTTTACACCAAAGACCATGAGTGGGCGCGCGAAGAACCCGACGGAACGCTGCGCGTCGGCATCACCGCTTTTGCAGTTACTCAGCTCGGGGATATCACCTTGGTCGATCTTCCGTCACCCGGTAGCCGCCTCGAAGCAGGCAAGCGTTTCGGTGACGTGGAGTCGGTCAAGACGGTCAGCGAGTTGTTTGCGCCGGTGAGCGGAGAAGTGATCGAGGTCAATCAGGCGCTCAATGATCAGCCTGAGCTGATCAACGAAAGCGCCTACGATCATGGATGGCTATTGGTGCTCAAACCCGCTCATCCCAGCGAGCTTGAAACGCTGCTCGACGCCAAGTCGTACGCCGATTTTGTCGAGCACGAGGACACATAA